One window from the genome of Streptomyces sp. NBC_00708 encodes:
- a CDS encoding acyl-CoA desaturase yields MPQATLAVAERTRDGAGKPGSDFTPLLRAVKARGLLERRTGWYAAGITVNLLALAAVVTGIVLLGNTWWVLALALPLALVWARTAFVGHDAGHAQISGNRRASRAIGLVHANLLLGMNEAWWNDKHVRHHANPNHVDKDPDVGVGALVWTQKQAAQREGFARWLTRNQARLFFPMLLLEGIALKISGFQYLKQQPARERALSAFLLTAHLGLYAALLFTVMSPGKAVVFALVHHALFGLHLGMAFAPNHKGMEMPDPDGDRWDHLRRQVLTSRNVRGAALTDWFLGGLNYQIEHHLFPSMPRPHLRLAQPLVRAHCEALGMPYAETGLVESYRQALAHMHEVGAPLR; encoded by the coding sequence ATGCCCCAGGCCACCCTTGCCGTCGCGGAACGAACGCGCGACGGAGCCGGAAAACCAGGAAGCGACTTCACGCCCCTGCTGCGCGCGGTCAAGGCGCGAGGACTCCTCGAACGGCGCACCGGCTGGTACGCCGCGGGCATCACCGTCAACCTGCTCGCCCTGGCGGCCGTGGTCACCGGCATCGTCCTCCTGGGCAACACCTGGTGGGTCCTGGCGCTCGCCCTGCCCCTGGCCCTCGTCTGGGCCCGCACCGCGTTCGTCGGCCACGACGCCGGGCACGCCCAGATATCCGGCAACCGCCGGGCGAGCCGCGCCATCGGCCTGGTCCACGCCAACCTGCTGCTCGGCATGAACGAGGCCTGGTGGAACGACAAGCACGTACGCCACCACGCCAACCCGAACCATGTCGACAAGGACCCCGACGTCGGCGTGGGCGCCCTCGTCTGGACCCAGAAGCAGGCCGCGCAGCGCGAGGGCTTCGCACGCTGGCTCACCCGCAACCAGGCCCGGCTGTTCTTCCCGATGCTGCTCCTCGAAGGCATCGCCCTCAAGATCTCCGGATTCCAGTACCTCAAGCAGCAGCCCGCACGTGAGCGCGCCCTCTCCGCCTTCCTGCTCACCGCTCACCTCGGCCTCTACGCCGCCCTGCTGTTCACCGTCATGTCCCCGGGCAAGGCGGTCGTCTTCGCCCTGGTGCACCACGCCCTCTTCGGCCTCCACCTCGGCATGGCCTTCGCACCGAACCACAAGGGCATGGAGATGCCCGACCCCGACGGGGACCGCTGGGACCACCTGCGGCGCCAGGTCCTCACCTCGCGCAACGTACGAGGTGCGGCCCTCACCGACTGGTTCCTCGGCGGCCTCAACTACCAGATCGAACACCACCTCTTCCCGAGCATGCCCCGCCCGCATCTGCGCCTGGCCCAGCCTCTGGTCAGGGCCCACTGCGAAGCGCTGGGCATGCCGTACGCGGAGACCGGACTCGTCGAGTCCTACCGACAGGCGCTCGCCCATATGCACGAGGTCGGTGCGCCGCTGCGGTGA
- a CDS encoding MOSC domain-containing protein — protein MGGTVSAVSRNETYTFTKPNRDSVTLLAGLGVEGDVHAGVTVKHRSRVAQDPTQPNLRQVHLIHEELFDEVRAAGFEVAPGELGENITTRGIDLPALPVGTRLHLGAEAVVEVTGLRNPCLQIDTFQGGLLKQVVGRDEAGNIVRKAGIMSVVVVGGTVGPGDPVRAELPAGPHRPLERV, from the coding sequence GTGGGTGGCACCGTGTCCGCCGTCAGCAGGAACGAGACCTACACCTTCACCAAGCCGAACCGGGACAGCGTGACGCTGCTGGCCGGCCTCGGCGTGGAGGGCGACGTGCACGCCGGTGTGACGGTCAAGCACCGCTCCAGGGTGGCCCAGGACCCCACGCAGCCGAATCTGCGCCAGGTCCACCTGATCCACGAGGAGCTGTTCGACGAGGTCCGCGCGGCGGGCTTCGAGGTGGCGCCCGGCGAGCTCGGGGAGAACATCACGACGCGTGGCATCGATCTGCCCGCCCTGCCCGTCGGCACCCGGCTGCATCTCGGTGCCGAGGCGGTCGTCGAGGTCACCGGGCTGCGCAACCCGTGCCTGCAGATCGACACCTTCCAGGGCGGTCTTCTCAAGCAGGTCGTCGGCCGGGACGAGGCGGGCAACATCGTGCGCAAGGCCGGAATCATGAGTGTCGTCGTCGTGGGCGGCACGGTGGGCCCCGGCGACCCGGTCAGGGCCGAACTCCCCGCCGGACCCCACCGTCCGCTCGAACGCGTCTGA
- a CDS encoding DUF2236 domain-containing protein — protein sequence MKRYDRLKEIQRLDPERDFLEIYRITVTYEFPWDITRALELALYRTYAVPSIGRLLAETAELTDRSQKRYDDTALLLDTVVEHGFDSDPGRTALRRINRMHAAYDISNDDMRYVLCTFVVTPKRWLDAYGWRRLCDHELRAFAAYYRTLGARMGIKDLPQTYEDFERTLDTYEDTHFGWDAGARAVSDATLELMASWYPRALAPLVRGASLSLLDDSLLRAFRYERPAPVARNITRGALRLRARAVRLLPPRTTPHYARQNPEIKGYPGGYEVAALGTYPTPGVRGCPVRDLAGSETPAE from the coding sequence GTGAAGCGATACGACCGGCTGAAGGAGATCCAACGCCTCGATCCGGAGCGGGACTTCCTGGAAATCTACCGGATCACCGTGACGTACGAGTTCCCGTGGGACATCACCCGCGCCCTCGAACTCGCCCTGTACCGCACCTATGCCGTACCGAGCATCGGCAGACTGCTTGCCGAGACAGCCGAGCTGACGGACCGTTCGCAGAAGCGGTACGACGACACCGCGCTGCTCCTGGACACCGTCGTCGAGCACGGCTTCGACAGCGATCCGGGGCGCACGGCCCTGCGCCGGATCAACCGGATGCACGCCGCCTACGACATCAGCAACGACGACATGCGCTACGTCCTGTGCACCTTCGTCGTCACCCCGAAGCGGTGGCTCGACGCCTACGGCTGGCGACGGCTCTGCGACCACGAACTGCGGGCGTTCGCCGCGTACTACAGGACGCTCGGCGCGCGCATGGGCATCAAGGACCTGCCGCAGACGTACGAGGACTTCGAGCGCACCCTCGACACCTACGAGGACACGCACTTCGGCTGGGACGCGGGCGCGCGTGCGGTCTCGGACGCCACGCTGGAACTGATGGCCTCCTGGTACCCCCGGGCCCTCGCACCGCTCGTGCGCGGCGCGAGCCTCTCACTCCTGGACGACTCGCTGCTGCGCGCCTTCCGTTACGAGCGCCCGGCGCCGGTGGCCCGGAACATCACCCGGGGCGCGCTGCGGCTGCGCGCCCGCGCCGTACGCCTCCTGCCGCCGCGCACCACGCCGCACTACGCACGGCAGAACCCGGAGATCAAGGGGTACCCGGGCGGCTACGAGGTGGCCGCGCTCGGCACGTACCCCACCCCCGGCGTCCGAGGCTGCCCGGTCCGCGATCTCGCCGGCTCGGAGACCCCGGCGGAGTGA
- a CDS encoding MarR family winged helix-turn-helix transcriptional regulator, translated as MRTADEGPDRGTDGGPTGLQSFAVLLRRMNSEFNRITHEFAQSQGLHPTDVQALVAILDADRSGEGRAMTPGRLREQLDLTSGAVTACLDRLERAGHIRRVRDGGDRRVVHLHYAAAAKHVARDFFKPLAAGTEAARRQFDEDELLVVIRFLRAMNEELGQLRRAEPRP; from the coding sequence ATGCGCACCGCAGACGAAGGCCCGGACAGAGGCACGGACGGCGGGCCCACGGGCCTCCAGTCGTTCGCCGTGCTGCTGCGCCGTATGAACAGCGAGTTCAACCGCATCACGCACGAGTTCGCACAGAGCCAGGGGCTGCATCCGACGGATGTGCAGGCCCTCGTCGCCATCCTCGACGCGGACCGGAGCGGGGAGGGGCGCGCCATGACGCCGGGGCGGCTGCGCGAGCAGCTGGATCTCACCTCGGGGGCGGTGACCGCGTGTCTGGACCGGCTGGAACGCGCGGGGCACATCCGCCGGGTGCGGGACGGGGGCGACCGGCGGGTGGTGCATCTTCACTACGCGGCGGCGGCGAAACACGTGGCGCGGGACTTCTTCAAGCCGCTGGCGGCGGGCACGGAGGCGGCACGCCGGCAGTTCGACGAGGACGAACTCCTCGTCGTGATCCGGTTCCTGCGGGCGATGAACGAGGAGCTGGGGCAGCTGCGCCGCGCGGAGCCCCGGCCGTAG
- a CDS encoding MMPL family transporter — MKPPPRHRVVRWLVPVALLVVWLGIGGALGPFAGKLGEVATNDRAAFLPRSAESTRVADEQKAFQRSGTVPAIVVWTGGTDGLPGDARTSATKALASLSGKPGVVGTPTPALPSEDGEALSGVVQLRSDLGDALPDTLDRVRDAARSVTGTTAEIAGPAATQADLKDAFAGIDGLLLGVALAAVLVILLLVYRSVLLPFLIIISAVFALALACAIVYVLADHDVVLVDGQVQGILSILVIGAATDYALLLTARFREELAGHGDRTTAALAALRRSFGAIAASAATVALGLLALLLSDLTNNRALGPVGAIGIVCAVLSTMTFLPAVLVLCGRAAYWPATPRPVDEATGGHGIWRRIAARVDGSPRKVWMSCTVVLVACAAFAPTLKSQGVPLDEIFVNDAPSVSAQATLGKHFPGGSGNPAVVVASAGRADEVTAAAEATPGVASAAPVTASGRPGGGKPLVVDGRVRVDVTLKDAADSDAATETVKRLRTAVHAVPGADALVGGYTAQQYDTQRTAERDRSIIVPVVLVIILLILMGLLRSVLVPVLLVATVGLNFLATLGVSELVFEHAFGFSGTDASVPLYGFVFLVALGVDYNIFLMSRVREEALEHGARQGMLRGLVSTGGVITSAGVVLAATFAALIVIPLAFLAQIAFIVAFGVLLDTLVVRSLLAPALVVDIGPRAWWPSAISRTSRETEPSASA; from the coding sequence ATGAAGCCCCCACCGAGGCACCGCGTCGTCCGATGGCTGGTGCCTGTAGCGCTCCTGGTCGTCTGGCTCGGTATCGGAGGGGCCCTCGGTCCCTTCGCCGGGAAGCTCGGCGAGGTGGCGACCAACGACCGGGCGGCATTCCTGCCGCGCAGCGCCGAGTCGACCCGGGTCGCGGACGAACAGAAGGCCTTCCAGCGGTCCGGGACCGTGCCGGCGATCGTCGTATGGACGGGCGGCACGGACGGGCTCCCGGGTGATGCCCGGACGTCGGCGACCAAGGCACTCGCCTCCCTGTCCGGAAAGCCCGGCGTGGTCGGCACGCCCACGCCCGCGCTGCCGTCCGAGGACGGCGAGGCCCTGTCGGGCGTCGTGCAGCTGCGCTCCGACCTGGGCGACGCACTGCCGGACACGCTCGACCGGGTGCGTGACGCGGCCCGGTCGGTGACGGGCACGACCGCCGAGATCGCCGGACCCGCCGCCACCCAGGCCGACCTCAAGGACGCGTTCGCCGGAATCGACGGGCTCCTGCTGGGGGTGGCGCTGGCCGCCGTGCTCGTGATCCTGCTGCTGGTCTACCGCAGTGTGCTGCTCCCCTTCCTGATCATCATCAGCGCCGTCTTCGCGCTCGCCCTCGCCTGTGCGATCGTCTACGTCCTCGCGGACCACGACGTCGTCCTCGTGGACGGCCAGGTCCAGGGCATCCTGTCGATCCTGGTGATCGGGGCAGCCACCGACTACGCGCTCCTGCTCACCGCGCGTTTCCGGGAGGAGCTGGCAGGGCACGGCGACCGGACGACCGCCGCTCTCGCCGCGCTCCGCCGCTCCTTCGGCGCGATCGCCGCGAGCGCCGCCACGGTGGCCCTCGGGCTGCTCGCACTGCTGCTCAGCGACTTGACGAACAACCGCGCCCTGGGACCGGTCGGTGCCATCGGCATCGTCTGCGCGGTGCTGAGCACGATGACGTTCCTGCCCGCCGTGCTGGTGCTCTGCGGCCGCGCCGCGTACTGGCCGGCCACGCCGCGCCCCGTCGACGAGGCGACCGGCGGGCACGGTATCTGGCGCCGGATCGCCGCGCGCGTCGACGGGTCCCCGCGCAAGGTGTGGATGTCCTGCACGGTGGTCCTGGTGGCCTGCGCCGCGTTCGCGCCCACCCTGAAGTCGCAGGGCGTCCCGCTGGACGAGATCTTCGTGAACGACGCCCCGTCCGTCTCCGCGCAGGCCACGCTCGGCAAGCACTTCCCGGGCGGCTCGGGCAACCCGGCCGTCGTCGTCGCCTCGGCCGGCCGGGCCGACGAGGTGACCGCCGCCGCCGAGGCGACCCCCGGTGTGGCGTCGGCCGCGCCCGTCACGGCGTCCGGCCGGCCCGGCGGGGGGAAGCCGCTCGTCGTGGACGGCCGGGTGCGCGTCGACGTCACCCTGAAGGACGCGGCGGACAGCGACGCGGCCACCGAGACCGTCAAGCGCCTGCGTACCGCGGTCCACGCCGTGCCCGGCGCGGACGCACTCGTCGGCGGCTACACGGCGCAGCAGTACGACACCCAGCGCACCGCCGAGCGCGACCGGTCGATCATCGTCCCGGTGGTGCTCGTCATCATCCTGCTGATCCTCATGGGCCTGCTGAGGTCCGTCCTGGTGCCGGTGCTGCTGGTGGCCACCGTCGGCCTCAACTTCCTCGCGACCCTCGGGGTCTCGGAGCTGGTCTTCGAGCACGCCTTCGGTTTCAGCGGCACGGATGCCTCGGTGCCCCTGTACGGATTCGTCTTCCTGGTGGCCCTGGGCGTCGACTACAACATCTTCCTGATGTCGCGGGTCCGCGAGGAGGCACTGGAACACGGGGCGCGCCAGGGCATGCTGAGGGGCCTGGTCAGCACCGGCGGGGTCATCACATCGGCGGGCGTGGTGCTGGCCGCCACCTTTGCCGCGCTGATCGTCATTCCGCTCGCGTTCCTCGCGCAGATCGCGTTCATCGTGGCCTTCGGCGTCCTGCTGGACACGCTGGTGGTGCGGTCGCTGCTGGCCCCGGCGCTGGTCGTGGACATCGGGCCCAGGGCCTGGTGGCCGAGCGCCATCAGCCGCACCTCACGGGAAACGGAGCCGTCGGCCTCCGCCTGA
- a CDS encoding TerD family protein, whose protein sequence is MGVTLAKGGNVSLSKEAPGLTAVTVGLGWDVRTTTGADHDLDASALLCGEHGKVVSDLHFVFYNNLNSPDGSVQHTGDNLTGEGEGDDESINVNLSAVPVEVAKIVFPVSIHDAQSRGQSFGQVRNAFIRVVNQANGVELARYDLSEDASTETAMVFGELYRHGGEWKFRAVGQGYASGLAGIAKDYGVNV, encoded by the coding sequence ATGGGTGTGACCCTGGCCAAGGGCGGCAACGTCTCCTTGTCGAAGGAGGCGCCCGGCCTGACCGCGGTGACGGTCGGCCTGGGCTGGGACGTGCGGACGACGACGGGTGCCGACCACGACCTCGACGCCAGTGCGCTGCTGTGCGGGGAGCACGGCAAGGTCGTCTCCGATCTGCATTTCGTCTTCTACAACAACCTCAACAGCCCGGACGGCTCCGTCCAGCACACCGGGGACAACCTGACGGGTGAGGGCGAGGGCGACGACGAGTCCATCAATGTGAATCTGTCGGCGGTCCCCGTCGAGGTCGCGAAGATAGTCTTCCCGGTCTCCATCCATGACGCGCAGAGCCGGGGGCAGAGTTTCGGCCAGGTGCGCAACGCGTTCATCCGTGTCGTGAACCAGGCCAACGGTGTGGAGCTCGCCCGGTACGATCTCAGCGAGGACGCGTCGACGGAGACCGCGATGGTGTTCGGAGAGCTGTACCGGCACGGTGGCGAGTGGAAGTTCCGCGCGGTCGGCCAGGGGTACGCCTCCGGCCTGGCGGGTATCGCGAAGGACTACGGCGTCAACGTCTGA